CTTATACCACTTTCGTAGATGCAGACAATTCTGTTACTGCTGATGCGAATGGCCTGGTTACCTGGACCATTGCAAGTCTGCCCGTAAATAGTGCAGATGTAACGAAAGCATATCGGGTCAAAGTTTCTACTGACCTCACCGGTGCCTCTGCCATTACCAACACTGCTTATGTAGACAATGGCAATGGTAAAGGAAAGATTGCAACTTATCCCGCTGCAACAGGCGACGCCAGCAATCCGAATACTGCTTCCAACTCAAACGCCTCTACTTCCAATACCATTTCCAAATCATCCAGTTTCGATACATGGATGATCGTACTGAATGAAAATGCCAGCACATACGTAAGCTCCGGTGATGTACTGACATATTATATATACACGCGCAATACCGGTAGTGTTACTATCCCACAGGTACAGATCAACGTGGTTGTTCCATCAGGTACTACCTATACACAAGGTTATGATGGTGCTACTCACCCATTGAATACTGAAACTCAAACTGTCTACTGGACAGTGAGTAACCTGGTAGCAGGCGCCATCAGTTATGTACGTTATACTGTAACTGCTGATGAAGATCTGACTGCGTATTCAGCGATTACAAGTACTGCAACTGTTAACAACGGTGATACTATCAAGAATACAATGAACTGTGACCCGAATGAAAGTGGTTGTGAAGGCAAAACAATTACAAGTATAACCGTTCAGGGTGGCAAGCCGGGTCTGTTTGTAAGTAATGTGGTAACGCCAAATGGTGACGGTAAGAATGATTACTTCTACATCAGAAACCTTGATGAATACCCGGACTCCAAGCTGTATATCTTCAACCGCTGGGGTGCGCAGATTTATTACTCCAATAACTATCAGAACGACTGGAAAGGAACAGGACTAGCAGAAGGAACTTATTTCTATAGAATTGAATTACACAATACCACCGGCGGTGTTGACACTTATACAACCTACAAGGGGTGGGTCATGATTATTAGATAATTGAATGAACTGTATTTCTAAAAGTGCAAATATGTACACAAGAAAAAATTGGTTTACTGTAGTATTATTACTTTGTCTGGGAGCAGGCGCCAAGGCACAACAAAGTGTTCAGTTCAGCCAGTATATCTTTAATGGCCTGTCTGTAAACCCTGCGTATGCCGGTTATAAAGATGTAATGTATCTGAATGCAACCTTCCGCGATCAGTGGAGTGGATATCCTGGTGCACCTAAAACAGGTATGGTTTCACTCGATGGTCCGCTGAAGCGCCCAAACAGAGATGCAAATGTTGGTTTGGGTGTGCAGGCCATGGTAGATAAACTGGGCCCACAGAGCGCTATCTCCATCTATGGATCTTATTCTTACCGTATCCGCCTGGATGATGAAGATACTAAACGTATCTGCTTCGGTATCGGTGTGGGTGCTACCCAGTATAGTCTGGATGGTACTACGCTCGAATACCTGGATTCCGGTGACCGTATCATCCCTGATGGTACTGCAAAGGAAACAACTCCTGATGCCCGTGTAGGTGTTTACTATTATTCTCCTACCTTTTATTTCGGTGTATCTGCACTGGACCTCTTTTCAAAATTTACCAGCAGTGGTTATAAATGGAGAGGATATACATATGAAAGTATTCGCAGAAGACAATCTGTTTACCTGACTGCAGGTTATATGTACAGCCTGTCGGAACAGGTTTCACTGAAACCTTCTGTTATGTTTAAGAGTGATTTCGCAGGTCCTGCAGGTTTAGACCTGAACCTGATGATGTACATCGATAATCTGCTGTGGATCGGGGGATCTTACAGAACTAACGTAGGCGTGTTTACAAACAAAGCGATTACTACTGCTACAGCAGTGGAATCTACCAACGCAGCAAGTGCTATATTAGAGTACTACATTACGAGCAAATACCGTATCGGCTATTCCTATGATATGACTTTAAATAAATTGGCTGGCATGCAAAGCGGCAGCCATGAAATTTCAATCGGCATCCTATTTAATTCTAAGCAATACAGTACTTCCAATCCCCGGTATTTTTAATCTTAAGATCATCGAATTAATATGCTACGTTGTTACGCAATTTTATTATGTGCACTTTTAGTCGTCCCTGTCACACTCTTTGGACAGGAATCTAAGAGTGTACGTGAATTGGCTGACGAGGCTTACGACAGGCAGGAATTTGCCACAGCCGGCTCCTTATATTCGAAACTGGCAAATAAGAACCGTAATAAGACTAACATCGAGTTGCTGCAAAAAATAGCAATGTGTTACCGCGAAGTTGGCTACTATGAAGAAGCTGCTAACTGGTTCAAAAAACTTGATGCCTTACCTAACTGTCCTAACGTTGCACATCTGGTATATGGAGAGACACTAAAGAACCTGCAGAAATATGAGCAGGCAAAAGTACAGATAGCAAAATTTGTCACTACCAAGCCGGATAGTTTACGATTAAAAAATGTAATGAGCGCAGGATGTGATAGCGCCATTATGTGGAAAGCAGATCGTGTCGATATGGCGATGGAAGATATTAAAGAATTGAGTTCCTCCGGTTCCGACTACGTAAGTGGTGTAACCAGGCAGGGGCTTTTGCTCGTATCAAACGGTTACCGGAAAATGGCAATTTCCAATGCTCCGGAAAAAACACCGCAGATTGATACGCGCACAGGGCAACCCTATTTTAAAGCATACCTCTTTAAACAGTATGCACAGGGTGTTGCTAATACATATGTAGAAGAGATATTACCAGAGCTATTGGGCAAGATACCTTATCACGTCGGCCCTGTATGTTTTAATCCAAGAGAAGATACTGTCTACGTAACACTGAACTCCTGGCAGCAGGATATTGCGAATAAGACAAAGCGTGGCCCTGTAAACGGTGAGCGTGTTATGGTCGTGTTCTGGTCTTATAAAACAGGTGACTCCTGGGCGCCGCTGGAACCGCTGAAAGAAATCAATGCAGCAGGCTTTTCTTCCGGTCACGTAGCCCTGAGCCGTGATGGTCAGCTGATGTATTTCACTTCTGACAGAAAAGGTAGTGTGGGTGGAATGGATATCTGGTATAGTGAGAAACAAAAGAATGGTAAATGGGGCAAGCCTAAAAACTGTGGTCCTATTATCAATACACCGTTTGACGAAGCATTCCCTACTTTTAACGAAGCGGGTATGTTGTACTTCTCCAGTAAAGGACATCCGGGTATGGGTGGTTTCGATATTTACCGTGCAACTGGTACCGGTAGCAACTGGACCAAGCTGCAGAACCTGCGCTGGCCGTTTAACTCCGGTGGAGATGACCTGGGTTTCATCATGAAAGCGAATATGTATGAAGGCTACTTCGCCTCTAACCGTCCTGGTGGTGGTGGTAGTGATGATATCTATCGTTTCATGGATACTCACTTTGCTGAACGTTTTAATGGCGATGGTGGTATGGCGCCTTACCAGGCCCCTCCTGTAACCAATGAACCAGCACCGGTGGTGCTTGCAGCAACAGAACCAGTGGTAAAGCCTGATGAGGTAAAGACTACCGAAACTAAGAAAGGGTCTTCTAAATCTGAAAGGGCAAAAGAGAAGGAAAAGGAGAAAGAAAAGGAAAAAGAGGAGAAATCTTCCAAACACCATAAAGGAGGGAAAACAGCACCAGTAGTACCAGTGCCTGTTCCTGTGCCAGTGCCTGCTGCACCAACGCCAGCACCTCCGGCACCTGCACCTGCCAAAAAAGAAGAACCTGTGGTGACCAGTCCAATGCAACAGGTAACTGTTCCATATACTGAGCCAAGTGTAACACCTTCTACTCCGGCACCAGAACCGGCAGCACCAGTAAAGGAGCCTGCGCCTGAACCAGTGAAAAAAGCAGATCCGAAGAAACCAGCTGCGAGGCAATCAACGCCTAAGCGCCCGGTTAGACCAGAGCCGAAAGCAACATTGCCTGAGCCGGTGGCAGAACCAGTCACACCAGTGGCAGAACCAGTGAAGGAACCCGCTCCTGAAACGAAGTCAGATTATTCAGAAGACCAGTTCAGCGAAATGGATAACGCCATCATCGATAAGATGGAAAAACTGATGTTCTTCTACGATTATAACAGTGCGATTCTGACTACTAAGTCAAGGGATATGCTGGATAGGGTAGCAGTGGTGTTGAACCAGTTCCCTAACTGGAAACTGAAGATCACCTCTTATACAGATAGCCGTGGTTCTGATGCTTATAATAAGGATCTGTCTGCAATGAGATGTTATGCGGTGATTGATTACCTGATTAAGAAAGGTGTGGCTAGCAGCAGGTTGTATTATGAAAACATTGGTAAAGATCCGAACGATCCTTGTAAAGGAGGAACAAATTGTACGGAAGAACAGTATAAGTTTAGCAGACGTACCATGTTGAAAATATTACGTAAGAATTAAGATAGACATAAAGGAGAGAAATCCCGGTCGGCGCCCGCCGACCGGGATTTTTTTTTCAGGGGATTTCTGGCCGGCGACTGCCCGCCAGAAATCCCCTTTTCAGGTATTGGCGACTGCCTTCGGCATCCGCCAATACCTGAATTTTTCTTTTTTTTAAAAAATAGAAATTCGCAATAGTACCATTTCCCGCATGACCCGACTCCTATATAGTGACTTTATAACCATATGCATTAAAAGAACATAAAATATCAGGCCAGGGTAGACCGCTTCACCTACCCAAGCCGATAGCATTATTAATAAATAATAATTCTATTCTGTGAAACACAGGCTTTATTGCCCTATTATTACAGCACCCGAAAAACCTTGAAAACCCGGCCCTGTAATTACAATAAAGCATATCCGTCAGAGAGTCAGACGTGTGCCTATACCCGCTACTGCCATTTCAGCCTGAGTGGAACCCTCCCACCAGCCAGACAGCAGGGTAGATAATGTGAGTGGCACAGTCCTATCCATATCGTCTACAAAAATCCAGCGATAATGAAAGTAAACTTTACCTTTCGTAATGCATGGCTATGCACCTATGCAAGACATGCAATTCTTTTCCTTCTGCTAATAACCGGCCTCGGTAAGGCCAGGGCACAGGTAAGCCCTTCTGTAACCGCGACCACAGCAAACCACAAAAAACAGGTGATAGGCTATATCACCCAATGGGATGCCTGGAAAGATGTATCGGGTATTGTTCCCAAAGGTGGCTACAACCAGCTGAACGTGGACTACTCCCAGTACACCATCCTCAACTTCTCCTTTTTTGGCGTAGCCAAAGATGGTTCCCTCCATAGTGGTGACTTCCGCAACAAAAACATTTACCAGGTAGGCGCCGTTCAGGAACCAGCCGCTCTGATAAATGAGGATATTTACAGCAGCTGGGACCTGTACCTCCTCAAAGGAGAACTGGACGCCCCTCTTTATTATATCTCAGATGGCAGCTATGCCTACACACTGGGATACCGTAATTCAGGCAGTGGCTGGACGAATGTGAATACAGGTCTGTCCGGTAGTTTTCCGTTAAGCGTTCCAAAACAGGGTGGCGCACCAGGTCTGATTGACCTGTGTCACCAGAAAGGCATCAAATGTATGGCCTCTATCGGTGGCTGGAGTATGTGTAAGCACTATCCTTCTACTGCCGCTAACGCTACTATGCGTGCTAAATTTGTAGCTAACTGCGTGGACCTGATCAACATGGGTTTTGATGGTATCGACTTCGACTGGGAATATCCCAACGGACCTGGTATGAACATCGAAAACTACAGCCAGGCAGACTATGCAAACTTCGCTACCCTCGTAGAAGCTGTGAGAGCTGCTATCGGTTCAAGTAAACTGATCACTGCGGCTTTCTCCGCTGTTCCTTCCAAACTTTCAGGTTTCGACTGGACTCGCCTGAATAAATCCATGGACTACTTCAACCTGATGACCTATGACTATAATGGTGGCTGGTCAAACATTGCAGGACACAATGCTCCGCTGTATGATTATCCGGGTGCTGAATATTCCGGATTCTCTATCGACGCTACTGTAAAAGGTGTGAAAGCACTGGGTGTGAACATGTCTAAAGTGAACATCGGTGCGCCTTTCTATGGTCGTGGTGTAGTATGTACAAGTACTGCCGCGCTGAATGGTGCAACTACCAAACGTAGTGAAACCGTACAGCCGGATGGTCCTGTTTCTACCTGTGCCGACTATACCAACTGGGCATTGAACCTGTGGGATGGTACACCAAATTATAGCTACATCCTGCAGCAGACCGGCTCCGGTTCTGGCTGGACTGATCATTGGGATGATAATGCGAAGGTGCCTTACATGACGAAAGGCAACTACTTCCTTAGCTATGACAACGAAAAGTCTATTGGCCTTAAAGCACAATATATCAATGACAATGGCCTGGCAGGTGTGATTGTATGGCAGGTTTTCGGCGATATGCTGAATATGACCAGCAGTACGACTGCAAAAGGTAAACTGATTTATTGCCCTGCTACTACCTCTCCGCTGGTCAATAAGCTGAATGCTGTATTTGCAAACGGAACAGGTACTACCAACCAGTCACCAACCGTGAGCATCACTTCTCCTGCTGGTGGCGCTTCTTACACTGCCGGTGGATCTATCTCTATCACAGCTTCTGCTGCTGACAGCGATGGTTCTATCAGCAAAGTAGCATTCTATAATGGTGCTACGCTGCTCGCAACTGTGACCGCTGCTCCATATACTTATTCATGGAGCAATGTAAGTGCAGGTAGCTATTCCATCACTGCCGTTGCTACCGACAATGCTGGTGCTACTACCACTTCTACCGCAGTCGCCGTTACCGTTAAATCTTCTACTTCTGACAATACTTCCGGTAAGGTACTGGTAGGTTACTGGCATGACTGGAACCTGGCTTCTGCTCCTTACATCCGTCTAAAAGATGTAGATTCCAGGTATAATGTTATTGAAGTTGCATTTGCTACTACCGGAACTGACTATGCTACAGTAAGCTTCACTCCTGATGCAAGCCTTACTTCTGAAAGTGAAATTAAATCTGACATTGCAACTTTACAGGCACAGGGTAGAAAAGTTTTACTGTCTATCGGCGGTGAAAACGGAACCCTGTTGCTGTCTTCTGCTACAGCTAAAGCCAGCTTCATCTCCAGCATGAAAGCTGTGTTGGACAACTACAACTTCGATGGTTTCGACCTGGATATCGAAGGCGGTACTTCCCTCCAGCTGGATAACGGGGATAATAACTTTACAGCGCCTACTACCGCGAAAGTGGTAAACCTGATCGCTGCATGTAAAGAAATCATCTCTTATCGTACAGCACAGGGTAAAAATTGCTTGCTGACCATGGCGCCTGAAACATATTATGTACAGACTGCTTACGGTGCTACTTACTCTCCACTGGTAGGTGCTTACCTGCCTATCATTTATGGTCTGAAAGATCAGCTGTCCTGGATTCAGCCACAGCTGTACAATACTGGTTCAGTAACTGCCCTGGATAATAAAGTATATAGCTCTGCTACAGCTGACTTTATCGTATCTATGACAGAAATGCTGTTGACAGGTTTCCCTGTTTCCGGTACCAGCCAGACATTCCCTGCATTGCGTCCTGACCAGGTAGCCTTCGGTCTGCCAGCGGCTCCGGGTGCAGCAGGTAGCGGATACACTGCTCCTTCAGCTGTATTGAATGCTTTGAATTATTTAGTAAAGGGTCAGTCCTATGGTGGTACATATACCTTACGTAACAGCGCTGGTTATTCCGGTCTGCGTGGTATCATGACCTGGTCTATCAACTGGGATGCGGTGAATAACAAAGAATTCGCCAGCAACTATTATCCATTCTTCTTTGGTACTACCGGCGGTAATCAGTCACCATCTGTAAGCATCACTTCACCAGCTGCCAATGCTTCATTTACAGCACCAGCTTCTATGACTATTACAGCTACGGCTACAGATTCCGATGGTTCTATTGCCAAGGTAGAATTCTATAACGGTTCTACACTGTTGGGTACCTCTACTACCAGTCCCTATACCTATACCTGGAGTAGTGTAGCAGCAGGCAGCTACTCACTGACTGCGAAGGCGACAGACAACGCCGGCGCAGTAACAACTTCTGCAGCTGTTGGCATTGTAGTAACAAGTAGCACAGG
This Chitinophaga sancti DNA region includes the following protein-coding sequences:
- a CDS encoding gliding motility-associated C-terminal domain-containing protein, which gives rise to MRKHYNSARFTLPFFRQQRVGLIHTGAKKISDYFLALMLLIAGLAWTPASATNVASHSGRPTAGTVSTWITAAGSPTGADNSYASGNNITYSIYVQNNGTTALTNVTVVDTLPANTSFYGATSSVTPDANGKITWTIASIAAGNSSYVNLTVTVGSNLTGVAYIKNTAYVDAGDGNGLLPTPGTMGGTYTTWPALSTPVDNGANSVSWLSVSPTTTVTAGDVLTYTVHVRNKGSIDLSNVVIYAYVPAYTTFVDADNSVTADANGLVTWTIASLPVNSADVTKAYRVKVSTDLTGASAITNTAYVDNGNGKGKIATYPAATGDASNPNTASNSNASTSNTISKSSSFDTWMIVLNENASTYVSSGDVLTYYIYTRNTGSVTIPQVQINVVVPSGTTYTQGYDGATHPLNTETQTVYWTVSNLVAGAISYVRYTVTADEDLTAYSAITSTATVNNGDTIKNTMNCDPNESGCEGKTITSITVQGGKPGLFVSNVVTPNGDGKNDYFYIRNLDEYPDSKLYIFNRWGAQIYYSNNYQNDWKGTGLAEGTYFYRIELHNTTGGVDTYTTYKGWVMIIR
- a CDS encoding glycosyl hydrolase family 18 protein; translation: MKVNFTFRNAWLCTYARHAILFLLLITGLGKARAQVSPSVTATTANHKKQVIGYITQWDAWKDVSGIVPKGGYNQLNVDYSQYTILNFSFFGVAKDGSLHSGDFRNKNIYQVGAVQEPAALINEDIYSSWDLYLLKGELDAPLYYISDGSYAYTLGYRNSGSGWTNVNTGLSGSFPLSVPKQGGAPGLIDLCHQKGIKCMASIGGWSMCKHYPSTAANATMRAKFVANCVDLINMGFDGIDFDWEYPNGPGMNIENYSQADYANFATLVEAVRAAIGSSKLITAAFSAVPSKLSGFDWTRLNKSMDYFNLMTYDYNGGWSNIAGHNAPLYDYPGAEYSGFSIDATVKGVKALGVNMSKVNIGAPFYGRGVVCTSTAALNGATTKRSETVQPDGPVSTCADYTNWALNLWDGTPNYSYILQQTGSGSGWTDHWDDNAKVPYMTKGNYFLSYDNEKSIGLKAQYINDNGLAGVIVWQVFGDMLNMTSSTTAKGKLIYCPATTSPLVNKLNAVFANGTGTTNQSPTVSITSPAGGASYTAGGSISITASAADSDGSISKVAFYNGATLLATVTAAPYTYSWSNVSAGSYSITAVATDNAGATTTSTAVAVTVKSSTSDNTSGKVLVGYWHDWNLASAPYIRLKDVDSRYNVIEVAFATTGTDYATVSFTPDASLTSESEIKSDIATLQAQGRKVLLSIGGENGTLLLSSATAKASFISSMKAVLDNYNFDGFDLDIEGGTSLQLDNGDNNFTAPTTAKVVNLIAACKEIISYRTAQGKNCLLTMAPETYYVQTAYGATYSPLVGAYLPIIYGLKDQLSWIQPQLYNTGSVTALDNKVYSSATADFIVSMTEMLLTGFPVSGTSQTFPALRPDQVAFGLPAAPGAAGSGYTAPSAVLNALNYLVKGQSYGGTYTLRNSAGYSGLRGIMTWSINWDAVNNKEFASNYYPFFFGTTGGNQSPSVSITSPAANASFTAPASMTITATATDSDGSIAKVEFYNGSTLLGTSTTSPYTYTWSSVAAGSYSLTAKATDNAGAVTTSAAVGIVVTSSTGSGTCDGIAAWTATGIYTGGTKVVYNSKIYTAKWWTQGEQPDTHSGDSQVWTYTGDCSGGTGTGSAPTVSISSPSAGASYTAPATVSITAAASDADGTIASVAFYNGSTLLGTVTASPYTYSWTSVAAGTYSLTAKATDNSGNTTTSTAVSITVSGSTSTGNCAGVATYQPYPSVYNAGDKVVYNGYLYVSLANGLYNVTPGTADYWWQPLGACTASAARTTNTTVVAAETTAKDQILVFPNPVTGNNLQVSLTAAAGEKIWVELWSINGSNPVIRKEYVAGAKGAQVITLDVSRLPQGTWILKTSNAKTGRNGAAKVIKM
- a CDS encoding OmpA family protein gives rise to the protein MLRCYAILLCALLVVPVTLFGQESKSVRELADEAYDRQEFATAGSLYSKLANKNRNKTNIELLQKIAMCYREVGYYEEAANWFKKLDALPNCPNVAHLVYGETLKNLQKYEQAKVQIAKFVTTKPDSLRLKNVMSAGCDSAIMWKADRVDMAMEDIKELSSSGSDYVSGVTRQGLLLVSNGYRKMAISNAPEKTPQIDTRTGQPYFKAYLFKQYAQGVANTYVEEILPELLGKIPYHVGPVCFNPREDTVYVTLNSWQQDIANKTKRGPVNGERVMVVFWSYKTGDSWAPLEPLKEINAAGFSSGHVALSRDGQLMYFTSDRKGSVGGMDIWYSEKQKNGKWGKPKNCGPIINTPFDEAFPTFNEAGMLYFSSKGHPGMGGFDIYRATGTGSNWTKLQNLRWPFNSGGDDLGFIMKANMYEGYFASNRPGGGGSDDIYRFMDTHFAERFNGDGGMAPYQAPPVTNEPAPVVLAATEPVVKPDEVKTTETKKGSSKSERAKEKEKEKEKEKEEKSSKHHKGGKTAPVVPVPVPVPVPAAPTPAPPAPAPAKKEEPVVTSPMQQVTVPYTEPSVTPSTPAPEPAAPVKEPAPEPVKKADPKKPAARQSTPKRPVRPEPKATLPEPVAEPVTPVAEPVKEPAPETKSDYSEDQFSEMDNAIIDKMEKLMFFYDYNSAILTTKSRDMLDRVAVVLNQFPNWKLKITSYTDSRGSDAYNKDLSAMRCYAVIDYLIKKGVASSRLYYENIGKDPNDPCKGGTNCTEEQYKFSRRTMLKILRKN
- a CDS encoding type IX secretion system membrane protein PorP/SprF — protein: MYTRKNWFTVVLLLCLGAGAKAQQSVQFSQYIFNGLSVNPAYAGYKDVMYLNATFRDQWSGYPGAPKTGMVSLDGPLKRPNRDANVGLGVQAMVDKLGPQSAISIYGSYSYRIRLDDEDTKRICFGIGVGATQYSLDGTTLEYLDSGDRIIPDGTAKETTPDARVGVYYYSPTFYFGVSALDLFSKFTSSGYKWRGYTYESIRRRQSVYLTAGYMYSLSEQVSLKPSVMFKSDFAGPAGLDLNLMMYIDNLLWIGGSYRTNVGVFTNKAITTATAVESTNAASAILEYYITSKYRIGYSYDMTLNKLAGMQSGSHEISIGILFNSKQYSTSNPRYF